One Maniola hyperantus chromosome Z, iAphHyp1.2, whole genome shotgun sequence DNA window includes the following coding sequences:
- the LOC138404507 gene encoding DNA repair protein Rad60-like → MSSSDSDDGFYSNVNVFKNIRLAREQLRKDLECEEGSTNNTGKSHECSGTVENDVTVTKIAENLRSNTANDSLVDSVEDDLILDEIIAKNSKPARGRGRGRGRKKKETTVEPPKPPAVSNTRGRGRGRGEKRGRASKNNVTDTEISNALDTIESLNGTSNRRNGRNSSTSQVDNSMIANILNGLTGRSRGRKRRATYSPNSSVEEVLDGLQTGNVTKRGRSTPSRRCRGRGNQWQSIMNMVLPSIMTSSYPIYSVGNTDEYYDKSADVPLFSKPTSDLPTKVTDDVVMLDNEETDAEDNEPLSVKVIWKSLDIFKFTIRKYQKLTQIFDHFSQMENVGKDKLLFTYNNKILTCNDTPASIDYNIAKFIDGGVVSQSIKNIVHEKTTINGIQIKFQCQNSKKPVEITIGKDDKVSLAMTQCAERLELPLNKLKFEFDGDIVVGKTIPHPPIAGSLQSTGLLSDWPCADW, encoded by the coding sequence ATGTCTTCATCGGATTCTGACGATGGCTTTTATAGCAAtgtaaatgtatttaaaaacatTAGACTCGCTCGAGAGCAATTACGAAAAGACCTGGAATGCGAAGAGGGTTCAACGAATAATACCGGGAAAAGTCATGAATGCAGCGGTACTGTAGAAAATGATGTAACTGTGACAAAAATTGCGGAAAATTTACGAAGTAACACTGCTAATGATTCGCTTGTTGATTCAGTGGAGGATGATTTGATTTTGGACGAAATAATTGCAAAAAATTCGAAGCCCGCTCGAGGAAGAGGCCGAGGTCGGGGCAGGAAAAAGAAAGAAACCACTGTAGAGCCTCCAAAACCCCCTGCAGTTAGTAACACAAGAGGTAGAGGCAGAGGTAGAGGTGAAAAAAGAGGTAGGGCATCGAAAAACAATGTCACAGACACTGAAATAAGTAATGCATTAGACACGATTGAATCATTAAATGGCACAAGTAATAGGCGGAATGGAAGGAACAGTTCAACATCACAAGTAGATAATTCAATGATTGCAAATATACTAAACGGATTAACAGGTAGGAGTAGAGGTAGAAAAAGGAGAGCAACTTATTCACCAAACAGTTCCGTTGAAGAGGTATTAGACGGTTTACAAACTGGTAATGTTACTAAAAGGGGTCGGAGTACTCCATCACGACGATGTAGAGGAAGGGGCAATCAATGGCAATCAATCATGAATATGGTGTTACCAAGTATTATGACTTCGAGTTACCCTATATATAGTGTCGGTAATACCGATGAATATTACGATAAATCTGCTGATGTACCATTATTTAGTAAGCCTACCAGTGATCTTCCAACCAAAGTAACGGACGATGTAGTCATGTTAGATAACGAAGAAACAGATGCAGAGGACAATGAACCGTTATCCGTGAAAGTCATATGGAAAAGTCTGGATATCTTTAAATTCACGATACGAAAGTACCAAAAGTTAACGCAAATATTTGATCATTTTTCGCAAATGGAAAACGTTGGTAAAGACAAGTTACTGTTCACGTacaacaataaaattttaacttGTAATGATACACCCGCGTCAATAGATTATAATATCGCCAAGTTCATAGATGGAGGAGTCGTTAGTCAAAGTATAAAAAACATAGTTCACGAAAAGACTACAATTAACGGAATCCAGATTAAGTTTCAATGTCAAAATAGTAAAAAGCCTGTAGAAATAACGATTGGAAAAGATGATAAAGTATCGTTAGCAATGACACAATGCGCTGAACGCTTGGAGCTTCCATTGAATAAGCTAAAGTttgaatttgatggtgacattgTTGTAGGTAAGACTATTCCCCACccacccatcgctggctcacttcagagcacgggtctcctctcagactggccatgtgcggattggtag